One stretch of Microbacterium terrae DNA includes these proteins:
- the ligD gene encoding non-homologous end-joining DNA ligase: MASERITLIVPGAGADREVGLSSPNRVLWPELGITKRELAEYLIAVSGPFLAANGDRPVSLERFPEGIDGERFYSKNPPKGAPGFVETVTVRYNSGRRHPQLVITEAAAAVWAAQMNTVVFHPWAALTANTDNPVELRIDLDPQPGTGFADAAAVAPAMRDVLAEAGLTTFVKTSGNRGIHLFCPIEPEWEFLDVRHAVIAAGRELERRMPDRVTMNWWKEERGERIFIDFNQANRDRTMAGAYSPRALAGATVSTPVTWDELEGGVDPGAFTVRTVPDRLAAVGDPWADLLAKPGRIDTLLEWWQRDLDDGLRELPFPPDFPKMPGEPPRVQPSRLNPENWPKDAGG; this comes from the coding sequence ATGGCCTCCGAGCGCATCACCCTCATCGTCCCCGGCGCGGGCGCCGATCGCGAGGTGGGGCTCTCGAGCCCGAACCGCGTGCTGTGGCCCGAGCTCGGGATCACCAAGCGCGAGCTCGCCGAGTACCTGATCGCCGTGTCGGGCCCGTTCCTCGCCGCGAACGGCGACCGGCCGGTGTCGCTCGAGCGGTTCCCCGAGGGCATCGACGGCGAGCGGTTCTATTCGAAGAACCCGCCGAAGGGCGCCCCAGGCTTCGTCGAGACCGTCACCGTGCGCTACAACAGCGGGCGCCGGCATCCGCAGCTTGTCATCACCGAGGCGGCGGCTGCGGTCTGGGCGGCGCAGATGAACACCGTCGTCTTCCACCCGTGGGCCGCGCTCACCGCGAACACCGACAACCCGGTCGAGCTGCGCATCGACCTCGATCCGCAGCCGGGGACCGGTTTCGCGGATGCTGCGGCCGTCGCCCCGGCGATGCGCGACGTGCTCGCCGAGGCTGGGCTCACGACCTTCGTGAAGACCAGTGGCAACCGCGGCATCCACCTGTTCTGCCCGATCGAGCCGGAGTGGGAGTTCCTCGACGTGCGCCACGCCGTGATCGCGGCGGGACGTGAGCTCGAGCGGCGCATGCCCGACCGGGTCACGATGAACTGGTGGAAGGAGGAGCGCGGCGAGCGCATCTTCATCGACTTCAACCAGGCCAACCGCGACCGTACGATGGCGGGCGCCTACTCGCCGCGTGCGCTCGCCGGCGCCACCGTGTCGACGCCCGTCACGTGGGACGAGCTCGAGGGCGGGGTCGATCCCGGCGCCTTCACGGTGCGCACGGTGCCCGACCGGCTGGCGGCGGTCGGCGACCCGTGGGCCGACCTGCTCGCGAAGCCCGGCCGCATCGACACGCTGCTGGAGTGGTGGCAGCGCGACCTCGACGACGGGCTCCGCGAACTGCCCTTCCCGCCCGACTTCCCCAAGATGCCCGGTGAGCCGCCGCGCGTGCAGCCGAGCCGCCTCAATCCCGAGAACTGGCCGAAGGATGCCGGTGGCTGA
- a CDS encoding helix-turn-helix transcriptional regulator yields MRTTGSAAVMVGRDAEMTVLRDAFDAGHGGRTRAVIVRGEAGIGKTRLVQEFASEITRGRGDDLPAVAFGQCVDLGPIGAPFGPIARILRDLHDAVGSEALRSAMGSPAVAAAIVALARGLSELADPGQAPAGSPAEAIEVVLENLSRTRHVVIVLEDLQWADAATLGLLKTLAGSLREGRMTIVATYRSDDVDRFHPLRPVLAELERMRRVQRIEIAPLGPDEVAEQVALLARGAIGPDDLTMLAERSGGIPFLVEELVDLDDVELPDTLRELVLARYARLSPEAREIVRVMAAGGVDVGHELLRAVAGTDEEALDRAVRESIDARVVVAAGDGYAFRHALTQEAVESEMLPSERIRVHRRYAEELARTLDDAPDAVSAVAEHWLAARAITPAFDATVLALGRSQATFSPATSARLLERLTELWPQVPDAAERSGMSLARLQLRAADAWHDLSEAERALRAANEGISVCDDPVTLAGLLRHKWVQEANTGRRPGDDDLQSAIGLLRDRDEPEALVLLSRIMTNLAMSHGPEAVEHLERAIGIAEEADDAPALAVALNTLGWHYANDEDDPDRALAPLERAIALPLDPAMRVYVASTYVDMLSLLGRFREAAVAGAAHHTDAVRSGIERGVATGLALSVAHASFAIGEPDQGIRYAQRARRLLDPPGRSTAVRMLATHYAWNDAHDERVALLAAERESLESVRRKHPAKRGWWVDHSVDSVLTAAAGIASMPDEGTMGEMIPRIVESLDDDGGGARRRYAAVGGALLVRALRDSTGDLAAGRDALRARIEASMAEWPQRGTAPTITRFISATFADADGADPSARAAGWRDVADAIADGGMPLRYHHVAQLSLAAALIEAGRRAEALGILDRIIADAPRHGVSSVARWATTLRDQAGLSSRAAAGDDAQLHGLTPRERQVLALVADGLTNAEIGNRLFISPKTASVHVSAILAKVGARSRTEAAARYASSSPESTAP; encoded by the coding sequence ATGCGCACGACCGGTTCCGCGGCGGTCATGGTCGGCCGCGACGCGGAGATGACGGTGCTCCGCGACGCCTTCGACGCCGGGCACGGCGGCCGCACGCGCGCGGTCATCGTGCGCGGCGAAGCCGGGATCGGCAAGACGCGCCTGGTGCAGGAGTTCGCCTCCGAGATCACCCGCGGGCGCGGCGACGACCTCCCGGCCGTCGCCTTCGGCCAGTGCGTCGACCTCGGTCCCATCGGTGCGCCGTTCGGGCCGATCGCGCGCATCCTCCGGGATCTGCACGACGCCGTCGGCTCCGAGGCCCTCCGCTCCGCGATGGGCTCGCCCGCCGTCGCGGCGGCGATCGTCGCGCTGGCACGGGGGCTGAGTGAGCTCGCCGACCCGGGGCAGGCGCCCGCAGGGTCGCCGGCCGAGGCCATCGAGGTCGTGCTGGAGAACCTCTCGCGCACGCGGCACGTGGTGATCGTGCTCGAAGACCTGCAGTGGGCGGATGCCGCGACACTCGGGCTGCTGAAGACCCTGGCCGGGAGCCTGCGTGAGGGCCGGATGACGATCGTGGCGACCTATCGCTCCGACGACGTCGACCGGTTCCACCCCCTGCGGCCGGTGCTCGCGGAACTCGAGCGGATGCGCCGCGTTCAGCGCATCGAGATCGCACCGCTCGGCCCCGACGAGGTCGCCGAGCAGGTGGCGCTGCTCGCACGGGGCGCGATCGGTCCCGATGACCTGACCATGCTCGCGGAGCGCAGCGGCGGCATCCCCTTCCTCGTCGAAGAGCTGGTCGACCTCGACGACGTCGAACTGCCCGACACCCTGCGCGAACTGGTCCTCGCGCGGTATGCACGCCTCTCGCCGGAGGCGCGGGAGATCGTCCGGGTCATGGCCGCGGGCGGGGTGGACGTCGGCCACGAACTGCTGCGTGCGGTCGCCGGAACCGACGAGGAGGCGCTCGATCGCGCCGTGCGGGAGTCGATCGACGCACGCGTGGTGGTGGCCGCCGGCGACGGGTACGCGTTCCGCCACGCCCTGACCCAGGAGGCCGTCGAGTCCGAGATGCTGCCGAGCGAACGCATCCGCGTCCACCGCCGGTACGCCGAAGAGCTGGCTCGCACGCTCGACGATGCGCCGGATGCCGTCTCGGCGGTGGCCGAGCACTGGCTCGCCGCCCGTGCGATCACTCCCGCGTTCGACGCCACGGTGCTCGCGCTCGGCCGCTCGCAGGCGACATTCTCTCCGGCGACCTCGGCCAGACTGCTCGAGCGACTCACGGAGCTGTGGCCGCAGGTTCCCGATGCCGCGGAACGCTCGGGCATGAGCCTTGCTCGTCTGCAGCTGCGCGCGGCCGATGCGTGGCACGACCTCAGTGAGGCCGAGCGGGCCCTGCGCGCCGCGAACGAGGGAATCAGCGTGTGCGACGACCCCGTGACGCTCGCGGGCCTGCTCCGGCACAAGTGGGTGCAGGAGGCGAACACCGGCCGGCGCCCGGGCGACGACGACCTGCAGAGCGCGATCGGCCTGCTGCGCGACCGCGACGAACCCGAGGCGCTCGTGCTGCTCTCGCGCATCATGACTAACCTCGCGATGAGCCATGGCCCCGAAGCCGTGGAGCACCTCGAACGGGCGATCGGGATCGCAGAGGAGGCAGACGACGCCCCCGCGCTCGCCGTCGCACTCAACACCCTCGGCTGGCACTACGCGAACGACGAAGACGACCCCGATCGCGCGCTCGCTCCTCTCGAACGCGCGATCGCCCTCCCGCTCGACCCGGCGATGCGCGTGTACGTCGCCTCGACCTACGTCGACATGCTCTCGCTGCTGGGCAGGTTCCGCGAAGCTGCAGTGGCCGGCGCCGCACATCACACCGACGCCGTGCGGTCGGGCATCGAGCGCGGTGTGGCCACCGGACTCGCCCTGTCGGTCGCGCACGCGTCGTTCGCGATCGGCGAGCCGGATCAGGGCATCCGGTACGCACAGCGCGCCCGGCGTCTCCTCGATCCTCCGGGCCGCTCCACCGCGGTGCGGATGCTCGCCACCCACTACGCGTGGAACGACGCTCACGACGAGCGCGTCGCCCTGCTCGCCGCCGAGCGCGAGTCGCTCGAGTCGGTGCGCCGCAAGCATCCGGCCAAGCGCGGATGGTGGGTCGATCACTCCGTCGATTCGGTGCTCACGGCCGCCGCAGGCATCGCGTCGATGCCCGACGAGGGCACGATGGGCGAGATGATCCCCCGGATCGTCGAGTCGCTCGACGACGACGGCGGCGGCGCGCGGCGTCGCTATGCCGCCGTGGGCGGCGCGCTCCTCGTGCGCGCGCTGCGCGACAGCACCGGCGACCTCGCCGCCGGACGCGACGCGCTGCGGGCGCGTATCGAGGCGAGCATGGCCGAGTGGCCCCAGCGCGGCACCGCCCCGACGATCACCCGCTTCATCTCGGCGACGTTCGCGGACGCCGACGGTGCGGACCCCTCGGCGAGGGCCGCCGGCTGGCGCGACGTCGCGGATGCGATCGCCGACGGCGGGATGCCGCTGCGCTATCACCACGTCGCCCAGTTGAGTCTCGCCGCAGCGCTCATCGAAGCGGGCCGACGTGCAGAGGCCCTCGGCATCCTCGACCGGATCATCGCCGACGCGCCGCGCCACGGGGTGTCGAGTGTCGCCCGCTGGGCGACGACGCTCCGCGACCAGGCCGGCCTGTCGTCGAGAGCGGCGGCGGGCGACGACGCGCAGCTTCACGGCCTCACCCCGCGTGAGCGGCAGGTGCTCGCACTCGTCGCCGACGGCTTGACGAACGCCGAGATCGGAAACCGGCTGTTCATCTCGCCCAAGACGGCCTCGGTGCACGTGTCGGCGATCCTGGCCAAGGTCGGCGCGCGCAGTCGCACCGAAGCCGCCGCGCGCTACGCGTCGTCGTCGCCCGAATCCACCGCGCCCTGA
- a CDS encoding NADPH:quinone oxidoreductase family protein — MPTPDTMRAWRVTRLGEPADALSLDEVAVPSPAPGEVLVRVRAVAANFPDVLLCRGLYQVKPELPFVPGIELVGDVAGLGDGVDGFAVGDRVLASKIGVLSEYAVLPASDVWAAPASLTDAAASGLTVAYQTSWFALHRRAALQSGEWLLVHAAAGGVGLAAVQLGAAAGARVIGVVGSAAKAEVARAAGAEVVLVRGVDDIVGGVKAATAGHGADVVFDPVGGDAFVASTKCIAFEGRIVVVGFAGGTIQELPAGHVLVKNYSVLGLHWGMYPGIRPDLVDVARAELVRLADSGAIAPVVDHIVPFDRAPEALTALAGGATVGRVVIEVAPSVREPAEARSVPESVEGPEVAP, encoded by the coding sequence ATGCCGACACCTGACACGATGCGCGCGTGGCGCGTCACCCGCCTCGGAGAGCCCGCCGACGCGCTCTCCCTCGATGAGGTGGCCGTGCCGTCGCCCGCGCCGGGGGAGGTGCTCGTCCGGGTACGTGCGGTCGCCGCCAACTTCCCCGACGTGCTCCTGTGCCGCGGGCTGTACCAGGTGAAGCCCGAGCTCCCCTTCGTGCCCGGCATCGAACTGGTCGGCGATGTCGCCGGGCTCGGCGACGGAGTCGACGGGTTCGCCGTCGGAGATCGGGTGCTCGCGTCGAAGATCGGCGTGCTGTCGGAGTACGCCGTGCTCCCCGCATCCGACGTGTGGGCGGCGCCGGCGTCGCTGACGGATGCCGCGGCGTCGGGTCTCACCGTGGCGTACCAGACCTCATGGTTCGCGCTCCATCGCCGTGCCGCGCTGCAGTCGGGCGAATGGCTGCTGGTGCACGCCGCCGCCGGCGGCGTCGGGCTCGCGGCGGTGCAGCTCGGTGCAGCCGCCGGGGCGCGGGTGATCGGCGTGGTGGGCTCAGCGGCCAAGGCCGAGGTCGCGCGCGCGGCCGGCGCCGAGGTCGTGCTCGTGCGCGGAGTCGACGACATCGTGGGCGGCGTGAAGGCCGCGACAGCCGGCCACGGCGCCGACGTCGTGTTCGACCCGGTCGGAGGTGACGCCTTCGTCGCCTCGACCAAGTGCATCGCATTCGAAGGCCGCATCGTGGTGGTCGGCTTCGCCGGCGGCACGATCCAGGAGCTGCCGGCCGGTCATGTGCTGGTGAAGAACTACTCGGTGCTGGGCCTTCACTGGGGCATGTACCCCGGGATCCGGCCCGACCTCGTCGACGTCGCGCGCGCGGAGCTCGTGCGCCTGGCTGACTCCGGTGCGATCGCGCCCGTCGTCGACCACATCGTGCCGTTCGACCGTGCACCCGAGGCGCTGACCGCGCTCGCCGGAGGAGCGACAGTGGGCCGTGTGGTCATCGAGGTCGCCCCGTCGGTGCGCGAGCCCGCCGAGGCACGCTCGGTCCCCGAGTCCGTCGAGGGGCCCGAGGTCGCCCCATGA
- a CDS encoding ATP-dependent DNA ligase encodes MPYEIPAPMLAKAAAAVPDPAKTAGGLSFEPKWDGFRALVSWDGESVEIGSRGAKPLTRYFPELVEAFTRLLPEPCLIDGEIVVPTGEPGSQRLDWESLSQRIHPAASRVNMLAEKTPAMFIAFDLLARGDGDLQQEPFSERRAQLVDLLGDVPHPVHVTRTTDDPDLARRWLAEFEGAGLDGVVAKPLAQPYQPNKRAMIKIKHARTADVVALGYRIHKSGEGVGSLLVGLHGDDGTLYPVGGVAAWSNARRLELIDELAPFVVRDDDGEAVRGEGEKSRFQAGRADSSFVKLRPERVLEVRYDQLEGWRFRHTVQFERWRPDRDPSSCTYEQLETVSAYDLGDVLD; translated from the coding sequence ATGCCCTATGAGATCCCGGCGCCGATGCTCGCCAAAGCCGCAGCCGCCGTGCCCGACCCCGCGAAGACGGCCGGGGGGCTGAGCTTCGAGCCCAAGTGGGACGGCTTCCGCGCCCTGGTGTCGTGGGACGGGGAGAGCGTCGAGATCGGATCACGCGGAGCCAAGCCGCTGACCCGCTACTTCCCCGAGCTGGTCGAGGCCTTCACGCGGCTGCTGCCCGAACCGTGCCTCATCGACGGCGAGATCGTCGTGCCGACAGGCGAGCCGGGCTCGCAGCGCCTCGACTGGGAGTCGCTGTCGCAGCGCATCCATCCCGCGGCCTCGCGCGTGAACATGCTCGCCGAGAAGACGCCGGCGATGTTCATCGCGTTCGACCTGCTCGCCCGCGGCGACGGCGATCTTCAGCAGGAGCCGTTCTCGGAGCGGCGAGCGCAGCTGGTCGACCTGCTCGGTGACGTGCCCCACCCAGTGCACGTCACCCGCACCACCGACGACCCCGATCTCGCCCGGCGCTGGCTGGCCGAGTTCGAGGGGGCGGGGCTCGACGGCGTGGTCGCGAAGCCGCTCGCGCAGCCGTACCAGCCGAACAAGCGGGCGATGATCAAGATCAAGCACGCCCGCACCGCCGATGTGGTGGCCCTCGGCTACCGCATCCACAAGTCGGGCGAAGGGGTCGGGTCGCTCCTGGTCGGCCTCCACGGCGACGACGGCACGCTGTACCCGGTCGGCGGCGTCGCCGCGTGGAGCAACGCCCGGCGCCTCGAACTCATCGACGAGCTCGCTCCGTTCGTCGTGCGCGACGACGACGGCGAGGCGGTGCGCGGCGAGGGCGAGAAGTCGCGGTTCCAGGCGGGCCGCGCCGACTCATCGTTCGTGAAGCTGCGCCCCGAGCGCGTGCTCGAGGTGCGCTACGACCAGCTCGAAGGGTGGCGGTTCCGCCACACTGTGCAGTTCGAGCGCTGGCGCCCCGACCGCGACCCGTCGTCGTGCACGTACGAACAGCTCGAGACGGTCTCGGCATACGACCTGGGCGACGTGCTCGACTGA
- a CDS encoding SDR family oxidoreductase — protein MRRFEDTVTIVTGASRGIGLAIARRIVAEGGAVVITGRKQEALDAAVAELGDAASGVAGNAADAEHRAAVFAHVAERHGRLDHLVNNTGINPVYGPLAEVDTAAAHKIIDVNVVAALEWTREAVAAGLTRSVVNLASVAGLGASPGIGFYGISKAALINLTMQLAYELAPGIRVNAVAPAVVKTAFARALYEGHEDEASAAYPLRRLGEVDDVAGPVAFLLSADAAWITGQTLPIDGGAGIRPFL, from the coding sequence ATGCGCAGGTTCGAGGACACGGTCACGATCGTCACGGGCGCGAGCCGCGGGATCGGTCTCGCGATCGCGCGACGCATCGTCGCAGAAGGCGGCGCCGTCGTCATCACCGGGCGCAAGCAGGAGGCGCTCGACGCAGCGGTCGCCGAGCTCGGAGACGCGGCTTCGGGGGTCGCGGGCAACGCCGCCGATGCCGAGCACCGCGCGGCGGTGTTCGCGCACGTGGCCGAGCGCCACGGCCGGCTCGACCACCTCGTCAACAACACCGGCATCAACCCCGTCTACGGTCCGCTCGCCGAGGTCGACACGGCCGCCGCGCACAAGATCATCGACGTGAACGTGGTCGCCGCGCTCGAGTGGACCCGGGAGGCGGTGGCCGCAGGGCTCACCCGCTCCGTCGTGAACCTCGCCTCGGTCGCCGGCCTCGGCGCGAGTCCCGGCATCGGCTTCTACGGCATCTCGAAGGCCGCCCTCATCAACCTGACCATGCAGCTCGCCTACGAACTGGCCCCCGGCATCCGCGTCAACGCCGTCGCGCCGGCGGTCGTGAAGACCGCGTTCGCACGGGCGCTGTACGAGGGGCACGAAGACGAGGCATCCGCCGCGTACCCCCTCCGCCGCCTCGGCGAGGTCGACGACGTCGCCGGACCGGTCGCCTTCCTGCTGTCGGCGGACGCTGCCTGGATCACGGGGCAGACGCTTCCGATCGACGGCGGCGCCGGCATCCGTCCGTTCCTGTGA
- a CDS encoding AI-2E family transporter: MGLFRRDTTPPAAPPALDPARHRLAAQWTDGFGALATRALQIILVGAVAAVIIWGVTSLTLVTIPLVIALILAAAFSPAMAWMRRRGVPPLVATLLALFAAVGLLTAIGWLIVWAVRDQWEDLSTQAVAGFRTFLDWVDTLPFAPTDDQIQTWIDQALDYVTSAEFGSGALAGVSAVANFVTGFVLMVVVLFFFLKDGPTMWRFLLRPLHGGSYDRGRRIGTKTITVLGSYMRGTATIAFVDAVGILIGLLILQVPLAVPLAVLVFLGAFIPIVGATIAGTLAVLVALVANDWVNALAVLGVIILVQQLEGNFLQPVVMARSMKLHAFVVLVALTAGTIIGGVLGAVLAVPITAVAWGIVQVWDGPGLPARWARPKPDELASG, encoded by the coding sequence ATGGGTCTGTTCCGTCGCGACACCACTCCCCCGGCGGCTCCGCCGGCGCTCGATCCGGCCCGGCACCGCCTGGCCGCGCAGTGGACCGACGGGTTCGGGGCGCTCGCGACCCGGGCGCTGCAGATCATCCTGGTGGGCGCCGTCGCCGCGGTGATCATCTGGGGCGTCACCTCGCTCACCCTCGTGACGATCCCGCTCGTGATCGCGCTCATCCTGGCGGCCGCGTTCTCACCCGCGATGGCCTGGATGCGGCGCCGCGGCGTGCCGCCGCTCGTCGCGACGCTGCTCGCCCTGTTCGCCGCGGTGGGGCTCCTCACCGCCATCGGCTGGCTCATCGTCTGGGCGGTGCGCGATCAGTGGGAGGATCTGTCGACGCAGGCGGTGGCCGGCTTCCGCACCTTCCTCGACTGGGTCGACACGCTTCCGTTCGCCCCCACCGACGACCAGATCCAGACCTGGATCGACCAGGCGCTCGACTACGTCACGAGCGCCGAGTTCGGCTCGGGCGCCCTCGCCGGCGTCAGCGCGGTCGCGAACTTCGTCACCGGCTTCGTGCTCATGGTCGTCGTGCTGTTCTTCTTCCTGAAGGACGGCCCCACGATGTGGCGGTTCCTGCTGCGCCCCCTCCACGGCGGGTCGTACGACCGCGGCCGGCGCATCGGAACGAAGACCATCACCGTGCTCGGCTCGTACATGCGCGGCACCGCGACCATCGCCTTCGTCGACGCGGTCGGCATCCTCATCGGCCTGCTGATCCTGCAGGTTCCGCTCGCGGTGCCCCTCGCCGTGCTCGTGTTCCTGGGCGCCTTCATCCCGATCGTGGGCGCGACGATCGCCGGCACGCTCGCCGTGCTGGTAGCCCTCGTCGCCAACGACTGGGTCAACGCCCTCGCGGTGCTCGGCGTGATCATCCTCGTGCAGCAGCTCGAGGGCAACTTCCTGCAGCCGGTCGTCATGGCCCGGTCGATGAAGCTGCACGCGTTCGTCGTGCTCGTCGCCCTCACCGCGGGCACGATCATCGGCGGCGTGCTGGGCGCGGTGCTCGCCGTGCCGATCACCGCTGTCGCGTGGGGCATCGTCCAGGTGTGGGACGGACCGGGACTCCCGGCGCGGTGGGCGCGCCCGAAGCCCGACGAGCTCGCCTCCGGGTGA
- a CDS encoding glucose 1-dehydrogenase, translated as MNLDLAGRVCLVTGGSRGIGEAYVRALHASGGCVVIADLLDDAGEAFASELGERARFVHLDVTDEDQWTAAVAASVSAFGGIDVLVNNAGIANAAPIEHLTTAKWDAVIAVNLTGTFFGCRAVVPTMKAQFAASQRRGSIINISSVEGMRGSPGVHGYTAAKFGVRGLSQSMAVELGPFGIRVNSVHPGFIRTSMTDRIDPAHLDIPLGRPGEPGDVAGTVVFLASDASSFTTGAEFVVDGGMIAGIPHK; from the coding sequence ATGAACCTCGACCTCGCGGGGAGGGTCTGCCTCGTCACCGGGGGGTCGCGCGGCATCGGCGAAGCGTACGTGCGCGCGCTGCACGCCTCGGGCGGTTGCGTCGTCATCGCCGACCTCCTCGACGACGCCGGCGAGGCGTTCGCCTCCGAGCTGGGCGAGCGCGCCAGGTTCGTGCACCTCGACGTGACCGACGAGGATCAGTGGACCGCCGCGGTCGCGGCATCCGTCTCGGCCTTCGGCGGCATCGACGTTCTCGTCAACAACGCGGGCATCGCCAACGCAGCGCCGATCGAGCACCTCACCACGGCGAAGTGGGACGCGGTGATCGCGGTGAACCTCACCGGCACGTTCTTCGGCTGTCGCGCCGTCGTGCCGACGATGAAGGCCCAGTTCGCGGCCTCGCAGCGCCGCGGGTCGATCATCAACATCTCGTCGGTCGAGGGGATGCGGGGGAGTCCGGGCGTGCACGGCTACACGGCCGCGAAGTTCGGCGTGCGCGGGCTCTCGCAGTCGATGGCAGTTGAGCTCGGCCCCTTCGGGATCCGCGTCAACTCGGTGCATCCGGGGTTCATCCGCACCTCGATGACCGACCGCATCGATCCCGCGCACCTCGACATCCCGCTCGGCCGGCCGGGAGAGCCCGGCGACGTGGCCGGAACCGTCGTGTTCCTCGCGTCGGATGCCTCGTCGTTCACCACCGGCGCGGAGTTCGTCGTCGACGGCGGCATGATCGCGGGAATCCCGCACAAGTAG
- a CDS encoding LLM class F420-dependent oxidoreductase — protein MGEMSMRFGLIQNYSTPIDEIADAVDTLEAAGLNTIAVAEAYSFDAVSRLGYLAAKTRTIGLMSNILQLYTRTPTLTAMTAASLDSLTPGGFTLGLGASGPQVIEGFHGVPYDAPVGRTREIVEICRQTWRREPVAHDGAHYSIPLTRDKGGSGLGRPLKIINRLVRADIPISIAALGARSVAQVAEIADGWQPIFFDPARADRVWGEALEAGRAKRSSDLGDLRIEVQVFFAFGEPSPDAIASVRAHLALYIGGMGARGKNFYNDIAVRYGFAAEAADIQGLYLAGRIEDAAAAVPDELVFGVALFGDADELKRRIAAFGAAGVTTLLLAPVAETAEQRLADVVSLLDLTRS, from the coding sequence ATGGGAGAGATGTCGATGCGCTTCGGGCTGATCCAGAACTATTCGACCCCGATCGATGAGATCGCCGACGCCGTCGATACCCTCGAAGCCGCGGGCCTCAACACGATCGCCGTGGCCGAGGCGTACTCATTCGACGCCGTGAGCCGGCTCGGCTACCTCGCCGCGAAGACGCGGACGATCGGCCTCATGTCGAACATCCTCCAGCTCTATACGCGCACGCCCACACTCACGGCGATGACCGCGGCGAGCCTGGACTCCCTGACGCCGGGCGGTTTCACGCTCGGGCTCGGCGCCTCGGGTCCGCAGGTCATCGAAGGGTTCCACGGCGTGCCCTACGACGCTCCCGTCGGCCGCACCCGCGAGATCGTCGAGATCTGCCGGCAGACCTGGCGGCGCGAGCCCGTGGCCCACGACGGTGCGCATTACAGCATCCCTCTCACCCGCGACAAGGGCGGGTCGGGGCTCGGACGTCCGCTGAAGATCATCAACCGGCTCGTCCGCGCCGACATCCCCATCTCGATCGCGGCACTCGGCGCGCGCAGCGTCGCCCAGGTCGCCGAGATCGCCGACGGCTGGCAGCCGATCTTCTTCGACCCCGCGCGTGCGGATCGGGTGTGGGGCGAAGCGCTCGAAGCCGGACGGGCGAAGCGCAGCTCGGATCTCGGCGACCTCCGGATCGAGGTGCAGGTGTTCTTCGCCTTCGGCGAACCGTCGCCCGACGCGATCGCGAGCGTGCGCGCGCACCTCGCCCTCTACATCGGCGGCATGGGGGCGAGAGGCAAGAACTTCTACAACGACATCGCCGTCCGCTACGGGTTCGCGGCCGAGGCGGCCGATATCCAAGGTCTGTACCTGGCGGGCAGGATCGAGGATGCCGCCGCCGCAGTCCCCGACGAGCTGGTGTTCGGCGTGGCGCTGTTCGGCGACGCCGACGAGCTGAAGCGGCGGATCGCGGCATTCGGCGCGGCGGGCGTCACCACGCTGCTGCTCGCGCCGGTCGCGGAGACCGCAGAGCAGCGCCTCGCGGACGTCGTCTCGCTTCTCGACCTCACGCGAAGCTGA
- a CDS encoding TetR/AcrR family transcriptional regulator has translation MKDSHVADDVTRAAVELFARQGYANTSVQQIVEAAGVTKGAMYHYFESKDDLLFGIYERLLTLQKAHLDAIIERGGSVDEVLRAVCIDVLETSIDYMEEGAVFFRSLNMLSAPRHQEVTRRRRAYHDEFAELISRGQAEGIYRADIPLAMLVAHFFSDVHYLSHWYSPEGPEDKTLVAEQITDLFLSSIRRMDADT, from the coding sequence ATGAAGGATTCCCACGTCGCAGACGACGTCACCCGTGCCGCCGTCGAGCTCTTCGCCCGTCAGGGGTACGCGAACACCAGCGTGCAGCAGATCGTCGAGGCGGCCGGCGTCACCAAGGGCGCCATGTACCACTACTTCGAGTCGAAGGACGACCTGCTCTTCGGCATCTACGAGCGGCTGCTCACCCTGCAGAAGGCGCACCTCGACGCGATCATCGAGCGCGGCGGGTCGGTGGACGAGGTGCTCCGTGCCGTCTGCATCGACGTGCTCGAGACATCGATCGACTACATGGAGGAGGGCGCGGTGTTCTTCCGCAGCCTCAACATGCTCTCGGCGCCCCGCCACCAGGAGGTCACGCGCCGCCGGCGCGCGTACCACGACGAGTTCGCCGAGCTGATCTCGCGCGGGCAGGCAGAAGGCATCTACCGTGCCGACATCCCGCTCGCGATGCTCGTCGCCCACTTCTTCAGCGACGTGCACTACCTGTCGCACTGGTACTCGCCCGAAGGCCCCGAAGACAAGACCCTCGTAGCCGAGCAGATCACCGATCTGTTCCTGAGCAGCATCAGGAGAATGGATGCCGACACCTGA